The following DNA comes from Brevinematales bacterium.
ATAAAAAAACAAGATGTAATCATACTAGGAAATGGTATAGATCAAAATGAAGATACCATAGAGTTTGTAAAAGAGTTTCTACTCAATATCCCAAACACCATAGTCCTAGATGCAGATGGAATAAACATAATTGCCAGAGATAGGAATTTGCTAAACAAAATCAAAGGTAGAAATAACATAATTATCACACCACATCTCCTTGAGTTTTCAAGAATATTAGATACTGATATATCAGAAGTATTGAGTAAACCATTTTCTTACGGTAAAAAATTTGTAGAAGAATTTAAGATAAATCTAGTACTAAAAGATAACGTAGAGTATATCTTCTTCTACGATGGAGAAATATGGATCTACGATGGTAACACCACCTTATTAGCTAGAGCAGGAACAGGAGACATCCTAGCAGGACTAATAGGTGGCAACGTAGCATTCACAAAAAACATAAAAGAAGGAGTTAAGTTAGCAATCGTAATGCTAGGAGAAATATCAAAAAGATGGAATGATAACATCTTATACCCTAGCCCACTAGATCTAATCTAAATACAAAAATTTACTAACACAAAATAACAAAAATTCATATTATATTTTTGTAAATATTTGAAAAAATATAATTTTTTGTTTTAGAATATTTTACCAACTTGAGGTAGTTATGAAAATAGATTTTGAGTCTCTAAAAGCAGATGAGGTTATAAGGTGGGCTTTGAATGAATTCAAAGACAAGGTAGCTTTATCATCGAGTTTTAGTGCAGAAGATGTAGTTATAATAGACATGATGATAAGTATAGGTGAAGAGTTAGGTTTAAATCCTAATATCTTTACAATAGATACCGGAAGACTACCCAATGAGACCTATGAAATTATTGATAGAATTAGAGACAGATATAAAATCGAGATTAAAGTTTACTTCCCTAACTATAAGGAAGTTGAAGAAATGGTTAATAAATACAGAATGAATTTATTTTACGAAAGCATTGAAAAGAGAAAATTGTGCTGTGAAATAAGAAAGGTAAAACCTTTAAAAAGAGCACTCGAAGGATTAAATGCTTGGATTACTGGGCTAAGGAGAGAACAATCCATAACAAGAAAAGATATAAAAAAAGTAGAAATAGATGATATTCACAATGGTATATACAAAATAAATCCTATTGCTGACTGGTCTGAAGTGATGGTATGGAATTACATCAAAGAAAAGAAACTTCCCTATAATACCCTTTATGACAAAGGGTACACTAGTATAGGATGCGAACCATGTACTAGAGCTATAAAAAGAACGGAAGACATAAGAAATGGAAGATGGTGGTGGGAATCTCCAGAACACAAAGAATGTGGTATACACACTAAGAAATTTTAGGAGGATGTATGAAAAAGCACATAGACTATCTCGATTACTTAGAGTCTGAAGCTATATACATACTAAGAGAAGTAGCTGGACAATTTCAAAAGCCTGTTTTACTATTTTCTGGTGGCAAGGATTCTATAGTTCTGGTTCATTTATCCTTGAAGGCATTTAGACCTGGCAAATTCCCATATCCTTTATTACATATTGACACAGGACACAACTTTCCAGAAACAATAGAGTTCAGAGATAATCTCGTCAGAGAAATTGGAGAAACACTAATAGTAAGATACGTTGAAGATACTATTAAACTACGAGGTCTTGAAGATGCTACAGGTAAGTTACCAAGTAGGAATACATTACAAACGTACACATTACTTGATACCATTCAAGAATTTGAGTTTGATGCTTGTATAGGTGGAGCTAGAAGAGAAGAAGAGAAAGCAAGAGCAAAAGAAAGAATATTCTCAATTAGAGATGAATTTGGTCAATGGGATCCTAAAAAGCAAAGACCTGAGCTTTGGAACATACTAAACGGTAGGATAAAAAAAGGAGAAAACGTAAGAGTATTTCCTTTGAGTAACTGGACAGAAATCGATATATGGAATTACATACTAAGAGAGAACATAAAACTACCTTCTATATATTTTGCTCACTACAGAGATTGTATTGAATACAAAGGAAAACTCGTAGCAGTATCAACTTTTATCAAGATCGATCCAAATGACAAAATAGTAAGGAAAAAAGTAAGATTTAGAACTGTAGGTGATATGACTTGCACTGCTGCTATTGAAAGCAACGCAGACACTATTGAAAAAATAATTGAAGAGCTACTCTCAACAAACACAAGCGAAAGAGGAGCAACAAGACTCGACGACACGATATCTGAAACAGCAATGGAAGACAGAAAAAAAGTTGGTTACTTTTAGGAGGGGTATATGCTAGAAGTTCTAAAATTTTTTACTTGCGGAAATGTTGATGACGGCAAAAGCACACTTATAGGTAGATTATTATATGATAGCAAAGCAATCTCTGTTGATATAATCGAAGCACTATCAAAAAGAGGTAACAAACCTCCTAACGCAACCATCGATCTTGCTTTGATAACTGATGGACTTAAAGCAGAAAGAGAACAAGGAATAACAATCGATGTAGCCTATAAGTACTTCTCTACAAGCAAAAGAAAATTTATGTTGGTTGATACTCCAGGACATCTTCAGTATACAAGGAATATGATAACTGGAGCATCTGGATGTGATCTTGGAATAATACTCGTTGATGTAAGAAACGGAATGACAGAACAGACTAAAAGACACATGATAATATCATCCATACTTGAAATACCACACCTTCTAATATGTGTCAATAAGATGGATTTAGTTGGCTATGATAAAGATGTTTTTGACAAGGTATCATCTGAAATAGTTGAGTTTTTTAGAAAAATTGATAAACACGAAATTACACTAATACCTATTAGCGCTTATCTCGGTGATAACGTTGTTAAAAGATCTACTAACATGCCTTGGTACAAAGGTCCTACAGTCTTAGAACTACTCGAGAATATCGAGATAGAATATGAAAACTTCGAAAAATCAAGATTTCAAGTCCAATACATCATAAGACCTAACAACATACAAGATTACAGGGGATACGCAGGAAGAGTTATTTCTGGAGTTTACAGAATCGGAGATAAAGTTAAAATACTACCAAACAACTATATTACAAAGATTATAAGAATAGAATCAAACCTTAAGGACGTTAACGAAGTAATCTCACCTTATAACTGTATTATACACTTAAAGGATGACTACGACATACCTCGTGGAACATATATAGTAAAAGAAGGAGAAGAACCAATAGTGAGTAATGAGTTCGTATCATACATATTTTGGATGGATGAAAGAAAAAAATTAGTCGAAGGTGACAAGTTGATTATCATGATGGGCACTTTAGTAAGCAAGTGTGTTATCAAAGAAATAATATACAAAGTAGATATAAACACTCTTAATGAAATACCTAGCAAAGAAATATCATCTAATGAAATAGCAAAAGTTATCATCAAAACTGCCGATCCAGTACCTTACGACTACTATTCAGACCATAGATGGACTGGTTGTTTTATACTGATTGATGAAATAACAAACAACACAGTTGCCGGAGGAACAATCAATGGATAAACATGTTATAGATACACTTCTAATTATTTTCTCTTCGTTGTGGGCTATAAACATGGGTGCATCCGGTTTTGCAGTTTCTTTCGGAACGCTTTATGGAACTAAAAAAGCATCGTTTTTGGTTTGTGTTATTTTTTTCACTATCTTTATTGTAATTGGAGCAGTTTCCGTCGGTGAATATGTAGCAAAAACATTATCTTCAAAGGTCATACCTAAAGAAGTAATATCAAAAAATAGTTGGATTATTACTGTTGTATTATTTTCTGCAGGTATCAACTTACTCATATCAAACCTATTAAAAGTTCCATCATCAACAAGCATAATAATCATGATGTCATTTCTTGGTGCAGGACTGTACTTATCCAGCTTGATATGGGAAACTTTTCTATTATCCATAGTAGTTTGGATTGCTTCTATGTTAATAACATACTTTTCAACACTCTGGATTACCAAACTATTCTATCCTCCAAGGTACGATAACCTTTGGTTATATCAAAAATTTGTAAATAGAAAGCATTTCTTATTCTGGATCGTCCTCGTGGTATCAATTTACAATGCCTACTCTTTAGGAACAAATAACGTAGCAAATGTAGTAGGTCCTTTCATTGCAATATTTAATGTTGACATGTTTCTAGCTTTTGTATTGTTCTCTCTACTCTTTGGTGTAGGAGCATTAGTTCTTGGAAAGGGTGTAATAAAAACTGTTGGAGATGAAATAATACCAATAGGATTATGGTCTGCTACCATCGTATCAATTGTCACATCTACATTAACAATAGTTTCATCACTTTTAGGCTTACCATTTCCAACAGTAATAGTCGTTTCTTCATCTATAATAGCAATAGGAATAGTAAAAAAAGAAGTATCTCATTACTATTCCTTCAAAAACCCAATAACTAGAAAAATCCTAAGAGTATGGCTATTCTCATCTATATCTCCAACTATATCCACCTTTCTTATTTGCTTGATAATAGACATGGTATTTGGGTTATGAAGAACAGTAACATCATCACTGAAATAGAAAACTACATAAATCAAAGAACATCTCTAGAAAACTTATTGAAAACAACAAAGAAGTATAGAATACTATATAATGAAAACAAAAATACCTTCACTGTAAAAATACCAACAAAATTCGGTAGGATCGAAGCTAATAAATTCCAAGATTTAGTTGTTTCATTACCACCTTCAGTAAACTTTATACACGTAACTACTAAACAAAATATAGAAATACAAAACTTGTATATCATCAACCTTCTTGACTTTATCAAGAAACTAACTACTTTCAGAATCTTTCCTATACAACAATCAATATACGAATTTGTCAATGTCAGCTATCTATCAGGAATAAATCCGAAAGGACTATTCGACGTCATAGAATTTAGTAATAGTTTAGTTAGGATAATTGAAAATAATTTAAGCTACTCATCCCTACATCCAAAATTTAGAATAGGAATATCAGACTCAGAAGAAGATTTAGCACTTGCTACAGTTAGTGATGTAGGATTAATAGCCAAAATTGATAAAGGTGTTAAAGGATTTGAGGTACTGATTGGTGGTAGCCTCGGTGAAATACCAACCAGAGGTAAAACAATCTACAAGTTCGTTGAATATGATGAATGCATAACTAAAGCAGCAAGTCTTGTAATATATGCTTCAAAGGAAGGTAAAGTCAGGTTTAAAAATATACTATCTGAAAAAAGTATAGAAAACATTATACACAAATTAAGTAGCATCGAGAAAAGCTTAAAGATAAATATTACCAACTCAAACCAAAATGACTACAATTCCATAGGTAACTATCATAAAAATTTTACAATTAGACTACCTGAAAAAGAAATTAATACATTTAGAGTAAAAATTTTACTACAGAAACAGCTAGATAAATTTAGTATTGAATCAATAGCTAACAATGGAGACATAGATGTAAACTTTGCAAAATTACTATCACACTTGAGTTTAAAGTTTGGAGATGGTAACATTATTTTTACAAACAGGCAAAATATTATCGTACCTAACATAAGAAAGGATAAGATGAATAAAGTAATTAACATTCTTCGAATATTTAACATAAGAATAGATGATGATCCAAATTCCTATAGTATCGTGTCTTGTACAGGTACGTTCTCTTGTAATATAGCTATACTAAACTCAAAAATGCTGTCTGACATAATATCAAGAGAAATAGGAAATACAAGCAATTTAAGAATAAACATATCAGGTTGTCCTAACTCTTCAGGACATCACCACTTAGGTGATATAGGAATTTTTACCATTTCTTACAGAAGAAATAAAATAAAAGTTCTATGTGTCGTAGTATTTAGTGGCTATGGTAAAAATGTAAAACTACCTATTGGAAGATCTTTTGCTTTAGTTGAGCCTCACATAGTACACAAAATTGTCAAAAACATAGTTGAAATGTATGAAAAATCTGACCTTAACTCGTTCCAAGATTTTGTTAAAAATAACTGGAAAGATATAAAAAAGCATATCTTCGAGCTTACCTTAAACTCGATGAAACACAAAAATACTTCTAACAACCTTATTTCTAATTCCCTTCCCATTAGAAAAGGAAGTAGTATTGATGAAATTTTTTTCACCTTGTTCGAACTAGAAATATTACTATACCGAAGTAAGATTAGAAATATAAAAAGTTCTTTTGTTTTAAACGCTATAAAAAAAATAACAAACAGATTTGTTAGAGATCTACCTATTAAAGTAGAGTTAGATCTCGATGGTTTAAACGAGCAAGATATGCTAGAGAAACTGTTTGAGATTGAGGATATAATACAAAACAATATCGATATACTAGTTAACATGAATTTATCGGAGGTAAAAAATGAAAGGAATAGTATATATAGTTGGTAGTGGACCTGGAGACAAAAATTTGATAACTGTCAAAGGCGCTAAAATTTTAGCACAATGCGATGTTGTAGTTTACGACTACTTGTGTGGTACAGATGTTTTAGAGCATTGCAAAGAAGAGTGTGAAAAAATATGTGCTGAAAGCTTCAGCAGAAATCACTCAGGTGATAGAATAACAAAAATGTACAAATTTATAATAAGCAAGGTAAAAGAAGGCAAGAAAGTTGTTAGACTAAAAGGAGGAGATCCATCAATATTTGCAAGACTTACTGAAGAGGAAAAAATACTTCTAGAAAACAAAATAGAATATAGAGTTATACCAGGAGTAACTGCAGGTTTAGCATGCGCTTCCTATTACGGTATATCACTTACTAGTAGACACAACTCTCCTAAAGTCTCATTTATCACGGCACATGAATCTCAAGAAAAATCAATAAGTTTCATTGAATGGAACAAGATAGGTACTAACGAAACATTAGTTATATACATGGGTGTTGAGAAAATAAAAGAAGTTTCAGAAAACCTAATAAAAATATCAAAACTATCCCCCAATACGCCTGTACTGGCAATATCAAATATATCAAAACTAAACCAAAAACACATAATATCTTCCTTAGATAATATACATCTAGATGTTACCAACCACAATATAAAGCCTCCCACTATATTCATAGTAGGAGACATAGTAAAAGATGAAGAAATATTAAACTGGTATAAAAGGCAAAAAAAAATCATCTTTACAGGAATATCTGAGGAAAGATTCTTTGAAGAAGGAATAATTTTCCATATACCTATGGTAAAGATTGTTCCCTTGGATGATTATTCTGAACTTAAGATGTACATAACTAGAGTATCAAAAGGAGAATTCGACTGGATTGTTTTCTGTAGTAGATACGGTGTTCTATACTTTTTTAAATCTTTACTTGAAATGGGCTTTGATTCAAGGACTTTAGGCTCGGTAAAAATATCAGCAATAGGAATGTCAACCGCAAATGCTTTGAAAAACCATGGAATAATTCCAGATCTAGTACCCCAAAATGAATCTTCAGAAGGACTTCTTGAAGCATTTAGAAATGTACCTAGGGGAAGAATATTTATGCCAAGATCAGATCTATCAGACAAAGGTCTAGGTAATGGTTTTAAAAACCTAGGGTTTGAAGTTGAAGAATGTATAGCATATAGAAATATAATGCCACAAGGTCTACCTGACATAGAATTCTCATTGATCGATGAGATAATATTCACATCTCCTTCAACAATAAGAAACTTTATCAAAAGGTATAATAAGATACCTGAAAATGTTAACATCAGGTGTATAGGCCCTAAGACAGAAAATGAACTAAGAAAAATTTTACCTAATTTTTAAGACATGTAAGTTTATCACTAAAAGTCTAATGAGAGCACTACATCAAGGGTTTTTTGTATATCTTTTCTAGTATGCGAGAAAGAAATAAAAAAAGTTTCGAACACAGACGGAGGTATGAATACCCCATTCTTCAGCAAATGATGAAAGAATTTTGAAAATAATCCTTTATCTGAATTTCTAACATCAGAGAAGTTCTCTACAGACTCACCCTGAGAAAAAAACACTGAGAAAAGACTTCTAAACCTATTAATTACTACCTTAGTATTTGAGTTTTTGAATTTCTTTGACAATATATCTCTAATACCCTCTACTAGATCTACTGAAATCGACTCAAGATATCTATAGTCTAGTTTTTTCAGCAATTCTAGAGTTTTAATACCCGCGACTACAGCAATAGGGTTTCCTGAAAGAGTACCAGCTTGGTATACTTCCCCCAATGGTGCTAATAATTTCATTATATCCCTTCTTCCACCAAAGCAAGCCAAAGGAAACCCTCCACCAATTATCTTACCAAGGCAAGTAATATCCGGCTTTATACCAATTATGTCTTGTACACCACATAAACCAAATCTAAAACCAGTTATAACCTCATCAAATATCAGAAGTATATTTTTCTCTTTACATACTCTTTGTAAAGTTTCCAAAAATCCTTTCTTTGGTATAACTACCCCCATGTTAGCTGGAATTGGTTCTACTATAATACACGATATACCATCTTCTGTCTCAACTGTATTAAGAAACTTTTCTACATCATTAAACGGTAATACTATAGTATCTTTTATTAGATTCTCTGTAACACCTCTACTTGAAGGTACTTGCAAATTCGCAACCCCAGAACCAGCTGAAACTAAAAAGTAATCTGCATGACCGTGATAACAACCTTCAAACTTTATTACTTTACTTTTTCCAGTAAATGCTCTAGCTAGTCTCACCGCACTCATACATGCTTCAGTCCCTGAATTGACAAACCTTATCATTTCCATAGAAGGAATACACTCTGATATTGTTTTTGCAAGTATATACTCTATTTCCGTCGGAGCACCATAAGTTGTACCATAATAAATTTGTTCTTTAACTGCACTTATTACATCACTATTTGAATGTCCCAATATTAGCGCTCCCCAAGACATTACATAATCTATATACTCTTTACCTTCTATATCGTATATTTTGGATGACTTAGCTCTACTCACAAAAAAAGGAACCCCACCAACTTGATAAAATGATCTAACGGGGGAAGACACTCCACCTGGAATATATTTGTTTGCTAATTCAAATGCCTCAATATTATTTTTAGCCCATCTTTTCATCATCTTCACCACTATTTCTTAAGGCTTCTATTTTAAGTTCTGGAGTTAACCTTAGAAATGCTTTATCTACATCTCTCACAAACAAAGAGACTTTATTCAATACCTCATTTGCTTTATATTTGTCAATCTTGTTTACATTCTTTATCCATTCTATCACATCTTCAGTAATGCTATCGTACTCCCTAGGTAATATCCTATCAGGAATAATCAAATTCTTGTAGTTATCGATAATTTCTTCAGGAGTACTCAAATCAAGACCTTTCAAATACAACAATGCTTTCATGCATCCTAAAACTGCATTAAATGACTTCTGGACAACTGTAGAAAAGTCTTCATCCTGTAAGTACTCTTCTGCTTCGTATACTTCCCTCAATGACTCAAATATTGATATAGAAATTATATCAAGTAGACTACCTGCGCATTCTCCCCTTTTTGCTGCCTCCAAAACAAAATCTTTATTCTGTCCCCAGTCTCGGTAAAGCTCAGGATCCTCCGATTTAGGGTTAACTTTCGTAAGTGGTGATATTTCTCTTTTTATTACTTCAATATCAAATCTCTTTAGGAAATCTCTAAAGCTTTCTCCATCATTCCTATTAGATTTGTAAATCTCAAGTATTCTTTTCACTGCCATAGGAACTCTCTTCGAAGGAATCTTTAAAACAGCATTCCCTATTATAGTATTCTCCTCATAAGGGTATCCACCTAAATACATAAGATAAAATGGAATAGTTCCATCACTACTATTCAAAGAATTTCCACTGAATCCAATATCACCTATATGATGTTGCCCACAAGAGTTAGGACATCCCGATATATTTATCCTTATACCCATGAGATCATTAATCTCCTTTGATATAGTTTCTGCTAAATTATATGGGTACGTTACAGCAAGTTTACACGAATACGCCCCAGGACAAGAAGTTATAAGAGGTAACGTAGAATCAGCCAATAAACCATATTCTTTAAGTTTACCAAAAACAGCAGGCAAAAATTCATACCTAACCCAAGGTAATAAAATATCTTGTCTCTGTGTCATAACAACATAACCAGCACCAAAATCTTCAGACATTCTAGCTATATTTCTTAAATCATCAGGCTTAAGATTACCTAAAGCAATTCTAATAAAAACAGCATTATATCCTTCTTGTCTTTGTTCACATACATCATTCGCAAACCAATTCGAGTACTCAGGAGTTGTCTTTAGGGATCTATATTCACTAACAAAGGAATAATCAATATTCTGAACTTTTTTACCACCTTCCCTACCATTAACAAATGGCGCAGGATGAGGAAAATTTGATATATAATTCTCAAGATCATCTTTTATGTTTATATGTCTCCTTACTCTTTCATACTCTTCAAAAACACGACTTCTAAACTCATCAATACCTAGCTTTGCTACCAAGAATTTTATCCTAGCCTTACTTCTTAATTTCCTTTCCCCTTCCCTATGGAACACTCTTATAACAGCCTCCGATAAATAATAAACGTTTTCTGTATCAACAAAATCTGTCAATACATAAGCTGGCATAGGTATCGCTCCCAATCCACCACCAACATAAACCTTAAATCCCTTAGTCTCTTTACCATCTATAACTTTCTTCTGCGCTATAAAACCAAGATCATGAATTCTTACCATACCCCAATCCTTCTCAGACTCAGACCACGCTATCTTGAACTTCCTAGGTAATGTCAATGTAAGTGGATGCCTTAAAAAATACCTCGTCATATACATAGCATAAGGTAAAACATCAAATATCTCATCTTTAGAGATACCAGTAAAAGGAGAAGCTGTTATATTCCTAACAGTATTACCACAAGCTTCCTTCGAAGTTAAACTTACCCTAGCCATATCTCTAAAAA
Coding sequences within:
- a CDS encoding phosphoadenylyl-sulfate reductase; translation: MKIDFESLKADEVIRWALNEFKDKVALSSSFSAEDVVIIDMMISIGEELGLNPNIFTIDTGRLPNETYEIIDRIRDRYKIEIKVYFPNYKEVEEMVNKYRMNLFYESIEKRKLCCEIRKVKPLKRALEGLNAWITGLRREQSITRKDIKKVEIDDIHNGIYKINPIADWSEVMVWNYIKEKKLPYNTLYDKGYTSIGCEPCTRAIKRTEDIRNGRWWWESPEHKECGIHTKKF
- a CDS encoding inorganic phosphate transporter, which codes for MDKHVIDTLLIIFSSLWAINMGASGFAVSFGTLYGTKKASFLVCVIFFTIFIVIGAVSVGEYVAKTLSSKVIPKEVISKNSWIITVVLFSAGINLLISNLLKVPSSTSIIIMMSFLGAGLYLSSLIWETFLLSIVVWIASMLITYFSTLWITKLFYPPRYDNLWLYQKFVNRKHFLFWIVLVVSIYNAYSLGTNNVANVVGPFIAIFNVDMFLAFVLFSLLFGVGALVLGKGVIKTVGDEIIPIGLWSATIVSIVTSTLTIVSSLLGLPFPTVIVVSSSIIAIGIVKKEVSHYYSFKNPITRKILRVWLFSSISPTISTFLICLIIDMVFGL
- a CDS encoding nitrite/sulfite reductase → MVEDYIDIFDIHKGADIESEIRELEAVINRFLSGNMSPEKFLSFRLMHGIYGVRHYPEGMHMIRIKLPQGIINSNQLRAVATMVERYAGSGVAHITTRQDLQLHYVKLEDIPSLFRDMARVSLTSKEACGNTVRNITASPFTGISKDEIFDVLPYAMYMTRYFLRHPLTLTLPRKFKIAWSESEKDWGMVRIHDLGFIAQKKVIDGKETKGFKVYVGGGLGAIPMPAYVLTDFVDTENVYYLSEAVIRVFHREGERKLRSKARIKFLVAKLGIDEFRSRVFEEYERVRRHINIKDDLENYISNFPHPAPFVNGREGGKKVQNIDYSFVSEYRSLKTTPEYSNWFANDVCEQRQEGYNAVFIRIALGNLKPDDLRNIARMSEDFGAGYVVMTQRQDILLPWVRYEFLPAVFGKLKEYGLLADSTLPLITSCPGAYSCKLAVTYPYNLAETISKEINDLMGIRINISGCPNSCGQHHIGDIGFSGNSLNSSDGTIPFYLMYLGGYPYEENTIIGNAVLKIPSKRVPMAVKRILEIYKSNRNDGESFRDFLKRFDIEVIKREISPLTKVNPKSEDPELYRDWGQNKDFVLEAAKRGECAGSLLDIISISIFESLREVYEAEEYLQDEDFSTVVQKSFNAVLGCMKALLYLKGLDLSTPEEIIDNYKNLIIPDRILPREYDSITEDVIEWIKNVNKIDKYKANEVLNKVSLFVRDVDKAFLRLTPELKIEALRNSGEDDEKMG
- the cobA gene encoding uroporphyrinogen-III C-methyltransferase — protein: MKGIVYIVGSGPGDKNLITVKGAKILAQCDVVVYDYLCGTDVLEHCKEECEKICAESFSRNHSGDRITKMYKFIISKVKEGKKVVRLKGGDPSIFARLTEEEKILLENKIEYRVIPGVTAGLACASYYGISLTSRHNSPKVSFITAHESQEKSISFIEWNKIGTNETLVIYMGVEKIKEVSENLIKISKLSPNTPVLAISNISKLNQKHIISSLDNIHLDVTNHNIKPPTIFIVGDIVKDEEILNWYKRQKKIIFTGISEERFFEEGIIFHIPMVKIVPLDDYSELKMYITRVSKGEFDWIVFCSRYGVLYFFKSLLEMGFDSRTLGSVKISAIGMSTANALKNHGIIPDLVPQNESSEGLLEAFRNVPRGRIFMPRSDLSDKGLGNGFKNLGFEVEECIAYRNIMPQGLPDIEFSLIDEIIFTSPSTIRNFIKRYNKIPENVNIRCIGPKTENELRKILPNF
- a CDS encoding GTP-binding protein, encoding MLEVLKFFTCGNVDDGKSTLIGRLLYDSKAISVDIIEALSKRGNKPPNATIDLALITDGLKAEREQGITIDVAYKYFSTSKRKFMLVDTPGHLQYTRNMITGASGCDLGIILVDVRNGMTEQTKRHMIISSILEIPHLLICVNKMDLVGYDKDVFDKVSSEIVEFFRKIDKHEITLIPISAYLGDNVVKRSTNMPWYKGPTVLELLENIEIEYENFEKSRFQVQYIIRPNNIQDYRGYAGRVISGVYRIGDKVKILPNNYITKIIRIESNLKDVNEVISPYNCIIHLKDDYDIPRGTYIVKEGEEPIVSNEFVSYIFWMDERKKLVEGDKLIIMMGTLVSKCVIKEIIYKVDINTLNEIPSKEISSNEIAKVIIKTADPVPYDYYSDHRWTGCFILIDEITNNTVAGGTING
- the cysD gene encoding sulfate adenylyltransferase subunit CysD, whose protein sequence is MKKHIDYLDYLESEAIYILREVAGQFQKPVLLFSGGKDSIVLVHLSLKAFRPGKFPYPLLHIDTGHNFPETIEFRDNLVREIGETLIVRYVEDTIKLRGLEDATGKLPSRNTLQTYTLLDTIQEFEFDACIGGARREEEKARAKERIFSIRDEFGQWDPKKQRPELWNILNGRIKKGENVRVFPLSNWTEIDIWNYILRENIKLPSIYFAHYRDCIEYKGKLVAVSTFIKIDPNDKIVRKKVRFRTVGDMTCTAAIESNADTIEKIIEELLSTNTSERGATRLDDTISETAMEDRKKVGYF
- the hemL gene encoding glutamate-1-semialdehyde 2,1-aminomutase, encoding MMKRWAKNNIEAFELANKYIPGGVSSPVRSFYQVGGVPFFVSRAKSSKIYDIEGKEYIDYVMSWGALILGHSNSDVISAVKEQIYYGTTYGAPTEIEYILAKTISECIPSMEMIRFVNSGTEACMSAVRLARAFTGKSKVIKFEGCYHGHADYFLVSAGSGVANLQVPSSRGVTENLIKDTIVLPFNDVEKFLNTVETEDGISCIIVEPIPANMGVVIPKKGFLETLQRVCKEKNILLIFDEVITGFRFGLCGVQDIIGIKPDITCLGKIIGGGFPLACFGGRRDIMKLLAPLGEVYQAGTLSGNPIAVVAGIKTLELLKKLDYRYLESISVDLVEGIRDILSKKFKNSNTKVVINRFRSLFSVFFSQGESVENFSDVRNSDKGLFSKFFHHLLKNGVFIPPSVFETFFISFSHTRKDIQKTLDVVLSLDF